Proteins encoded together in one Pelagicoccus albus window:
- a CDS encoding sulfotransferase domain-containing protein: MPESYPEIDLLSVHIPKTAGTSFRLILEQQYGSGLECLYGGPTTTAIWNGDGLKINRRGVRAIHGHFPASQSMKSQCPNAKLITWIRNPVDRIISYYYFWQTLAPHGNPCHDRFLSDRPSLREFCREDYMIGEREAFFGDLAIESFDFVGVVEEFDVGLDFLSRRFGWNQIDVVVTNENRQKPRVRDGERIELERLLRDEVEAYEYMRSYSQSCFR, translated from the coding sequence ATGCCTGAATCTTACCCAGAGATTGATCTGCTCTCGGTCCACATACCCAAAACCGCGGGAACAAGCTTTCGATTGATTTTAGAACAGCAATACGGGAGCGGACTAGAGTGTTTGTATGGTGGCCCAACTACGACGGCGATTTGGAACGGAGACGGCTTAAAAATCAACCGGAGAGGAGTTAGAGCGATACATGGACATTTTCCAGCTAGTCAAAGCATGAAGTCTCAGTGTCCCAACGCTAAGCTCATTACTTGGATTCGAAATCCAGTAGACCGGATAATCTCCTATTATTACTTTTGGCAAACACTCGCTCCTCACGGAAATCCTTGTCACGACCGCTTTTTAAGCGACCGTCCCAGTCTCAGGGAGTTCTGCAGGGAGGACTATATGATAGGGGAGCGGGAGGCGTTCTTTGGGGACTTAGCGATTGAATCTTTTGATTTTGTCGGGGTGGTTGAGGAATTTGATGTGGGCCTTGACTTTCTATCGAGACGGTTTGGTTGGAATCAGATTGATGTAGTAGTCACGAACGAGAACCGTCAAAAACCCAGAGTTAGAGATGGTGAACGGATCGAACTCGAAAGGTTATTACGAGACGAAGTAGAAGCCTACGAGTATATGCGTTCTTACTCTCAGAGTTGTTTTCGTTAG
- a CDS encoding TIGR02597 family protein, giving the protein MSKYLFQTTALALLATPFCSLHAQEVYSATIGAVSIEVPSQSDVMVALPFKREKAAGGTVSSVSGSVATLSSSSLTAGEFDAPSSGATHYLYVEDGTLKGHRLNIVSNTASSVTVDESDISDLNGASVTIREHWTLGTLFPEGVGYNEEDEPGLREIEVVLPELASLGGGLAANRIFYFYNAAWREVGTPLAEAVDSVVIEPGVAFVVRNNSYSDLDYFFFGEVEYGPIAIPLVSSSDVVDNFVAMERPLGMAISDLQLESLLGTDDRLLVYPMSSSGLLGLDKEPSVYLYADSKWQLEGGDGSDVGSTIIGAGQGIAVRKAAGADGGYWVNEWSLAQ; this is encoded by the coding sequence GTGTCTAAATATTTATTCCAGACGACCGCCTTGGCATTGCTTGCGACCCCGTTCTGCTCCTTACATGCTCAGGAGGTTTACTCCGCCACCATCGGAGCAGTATCGATCGAGGTCCCTAGCCAATCGGACGTCATGGTTGCCCTTCCTTTTAAGCGAGAAAAAGCAGCGGGAGGAACCGTTTCATCCGTGAGCGGTTCAGTTGCTACTCTCTCGTCTAGCAGCCTCACTGCTGGCGAGTTTGATGCTCCGAGCTCAGGCGCAACCCATTATCTTTATGTAGAAGACGGCACCTTAAAGGGACATCGCCTGAACATCGTTTCGAACACGGCTTCTTCAGTTACCGTAGACGAGTCTGATATTTCCGACCTGAACGGAGCATCCGTAACAATCCGCGAGCATTGGACCCTGGGCACTTTGTTTCCCGAGGGTGTAGGTTACAACGAGGAGGACGAACCCGGCCTTCGTGAGATTGAAGTGGTACTGCCTGAGCTTGCCTCTTTGGGTGGTGGCCTAGCGGCGAACCGCATTTTTTACTTTTACAACGCCGCTTGGCGCGAAGTGGGAACACCACTCGCCGAAGCCGTTGATTCGGTGGTCATCGAACCTGGTGTGGCCTTCGTGGTGAGAAATAACAGCTACTCCGACTTGGATTATTTCTTTTTCGGGGAAGTCGAATATGGGCCGATCGCGATCCCGCTCGTTTCGTCTTCTGACGTCGTGGACAATTTTGTAGCGATGGAGCGCCCGTTGGGGATGGCGATCAGCGATCTTCAGCTGGAAAGCCTTTTGGGAACGGATGACAGACTTTTGGTTTATCCGATGTCTAGTTCTGGACTGCTCGGTTTAGACAAGGAGCCCTCAGTTTATTTGTATGCCGACAGCAAGTGGCAACTTGAAGGTGGAGACGGCTCAGATGTGGGATCCACTATTATCGGAGCAGGGCAAGGTATCGCGGTCCGTAAGGCCGCTGGTGCTGACGGAGGATATTGGGTTAACGAATGGAGCCTAGCACAATGA
- a CDS encoding methyltransferase domain-containing protein: MKHRNPHYSILKGRGIEIGALHEPAPVPDECERLFFDVRTREESIKLFDELDPELIVPVDVVGDADSRDIRKLGHESMDFVIANHVIEHLANPMAFVEDLFYVTKPGGLVVLSAPDKRFTYDSKRDVTSYDHLLLDYQRREIRPDNSHYMDFIVKVLPDGDKKTGQELEDLLDLVYRRREHVHVWDTDAFVEFLKRSLKSFGVVAEPIVELFGDDTKFEYFSIWKKGKPSFWTRLTSRFRPNAAGN, translated from the coding sequence GTGAAGCATCGAAATCCGCACTACTCCATACTGAAAGGACGTGGGATCGAGATCGGAGCTCTGCATGAACCAGCCCCGGTGCCTGATGAATGCGAGCGTTTGTTTTTCGACGTACGAACGAGAGAAGAATCCATCAAGCTATTCGACGAATTGGATCCGGAGCTGATCGTACCCGTGGATGTCGTAGGGGATGCTGACAGCCGTGACATTCGGAAGTTAGGCCATGAAAGCATGGATTTCGTAATCGCGAATCATGTGATTGAGCACTTGGCAAACCCAATGGCGTTTGTGGAAGATCTGTTTTACGTAACTAAGCCTGGCGGATTGGTGGTGCTATCTGCTCCAGACAAACGATTCACGTACGACAGCAAGCGTGACGTTACCAGCTACGATCATCTGCTTCTTGATTATCAGCGCCGCGAGATACGGCCAGATAACAGTCATTACATGGACTTTATCGTAAAGGTATTGCCGGATGGAGACAAGAAGACTGGGCAAGAGCTGGAGGACTTGTTGGACCTAGTTTACCGTAGGCGAGAACATGTCCATGTTTGGGATACCGATGCATTTGTAGAATTTCTGAAAAGATCCCTCAAATCATTTGGCGTAGTTGCAGAGCCGATTGTCGAACTGTTTGGTGACGATACTAAGTTTGAGTACTTTTCGATTTGGAAGAAAGGTAAGCCAAGTTTCTGGACACGCCTAACGAGCCGTTTTCGCCCAAATGCGGCTGGAAACTGA
- the secA gene encoding preprotein translocase subunit SecA — MLSSFFKKFAGRSNKKWLKSCEPVVAKINEFETSYQSLSDEELKANTGKFKERLEAGETLDDLLPEAFATVKNAARRLVGTSEMVCGREQHWDMVHYDVQLIGGMALHQGRIAEMATGEGKTLVSTLPIYLNALAGRNVQLVTVNEYLAQRDSEWMGHLLKYLGLKVGCIKNQMPPHMKREMYNCDVTYGTASEFGFDYLRDNGMAHSVEEQVQRDHYFVIIDEVDSILVDEARTPLIISGPAPIQREQPYTRLKGAIESLVSAQNKFCNNLIAEVKADLEKEDRDNWEVGLKMLQVKLGMPKNKQLLRIIESGEFRKLLDKTDLEMHSDMNKEKLFALKEELFYVIDEKQRQADLTEKGRKTLRPDNPDAFVLPDLATRFSDLDKDTSLSDEEKDAIKLKEQEALEIVGEDIHAISQLLRAFALYEKDVEYVVQEGKVVIVDENTGRVMAGRRWGDGLHQAVEAKENVTIERETRTFATVTIQNYFRMYDKLAGMTGTAETEATEFHDIYKLGVAVIPTNRPCIRVDDNDVIYKSRREKYNAVVDEVVAAHKKGQPVLVGTVSVEASELVGRMLRRKNVPHNVLNAKFHQQEADIVARAGIKGAVTIATNMAGRGTDIKLGEGVKEIGGLLVIGTERHESRRIDRQLRGRCSRQGDPGRSKFYISLEDDLMRLFANSGFMAKILHGSMEEGEPLEHSLLNRSIETAQKKVEGSNYSVRKRLLQYDDVLNKQREIIYSLRNDALQSDTPLETVLELVEEEVQIRLQDADGDWAGFVSWANTHFPIGLTEEDIAGKSLEEQSEYILNALKEAYRIKKTAENEAALEHLERYILLSSIDSRWQEHLTEMEDLRRNVGLRSYGQKDPLNEYKNEAYVYFEELMNNVRAQVCTRLFRTATNLVAIENVKNMLARKAVAQGGGSETSGPTLSGSKKSQGSEVKLPKVAVKRSLPKAGRNDPCPCGSGKKFKQCCGR, encoded by the coding sequence ATGCTATCTTCATTTTTCAAGAAATTCGCCGGTCGCTCCAACAAGAAGTGGCTCAAGTCCTGCGAACCAGTTGTCGCCAAAATCAACGAGTTTGAAACCTCGTACCAGTCTCTCTCGGATGAGGAACTCAAGGCGAACACTGGCAAATTTAAGGAACGTCTCGAAGCAGGGGAGACCTTAGACGACCTTCTTCCGGAAGCCTTTGCGACGGTTAAAAACGCCGCTCGCCGTCTCGTTGGGACTTCTGAAATGGTGTGCGGACGGGAGCAGCATTGGGACATGGTGCATTACGACGTGCAGCTTATTGGCGGAATGGCCCTGCACCAGGGACGTATCGCGGAAATGGCGACGGGTGAAGGTAAGACACTCGTTTCCACCTTGCCAATCTACCTTAACGCGTTGGCTGGCCGCAACGTACAGCTGGTCACGGTCAATGAATACCTAGCCCAGCGTGACTCTGAGTGGATGGGGCATTTGCTCAAATACCTCGGCCTCAAGGTCGGTTGCATCAAAAACCAGATGCCCCCGCACATGAAGCGGGAGATGTACAATTGCGATGTGACTTACGGAACCGCGTCTGAGTTCGGTTTCGATTACCTCCGCGACAATGGCATGGCTCACAGTGTGGAAGAGCAGGTGCAGCGTGATCACTATTTTGTCATCATCGACGAAGTTGACTCTATCCTCGTCGACGAGGCGCGTACCCCGCTTATCATTTCCGGTCCAGCTCCGATTCAGCGCGAACAGCCATATACCAGGCTCAAGGGAGCGATCGAAAGTTTAGTCAGTGCCCAAAACAAGTTCTGCAACAACCTGATCGCGGAAGTTAAGGCTGACCTCGAAAAGGAAGACCGGGATAATTGGGAAGTCGGCCTCAAGATGTTGCAGGTAAAACTGGGCATGCCGAAGAACAAGCAACTGCTTCGCATTATCGAGAGCGGAGAATTCCGCAAGCTTCTCGACAAGACCGACCTCGAGATGCACAGCGATATGAACAAGGAAAAGCTCTTCGCCCTTAAGGAAGAGCTCTTCTACGTCATCGACGAAAAGCAGCGGCAGGCGGATTTGACGGAAAAGGGACGTAAGACTTTGCGCCCGGACAATCCCGATGCGTTCGTCTTGCCGGACTTGGCCACGCGTTTCAGCGATCTCGACAAGGATACTTCGCTGAGCGATGAGGAAAAGGACGCCATCAAGCTCAAGGAGCAGGAAGCGTTGGAGATAGTGGGCGAGGACATCCACGCAATCAGTCAGCTGCTTCGTGCTTTTGCCCTTTACGAGAAGGACGTCGAGTACGTGGTGCAAGAGGGCAAAGTCGTGATCGTGGACGAGAACACGGGCCGCGTTATGGCAGGCCGTCGTTGGGGCGATGGGCTTCATCAAGCGGTAGAAGCCAAGGAGAACGTAACAATCGAGCGTGAGACCCGGACTTTCGCTACGGTTACGATTCAGAACTACTTCCGCATGTACGACAAGTTGGCGGGAATGACCGGTACCGCGGAAACCGAAGCTACAGAGTTTCACGATATCTATAAGCTCGGAGTTGCGGTTATTCCGACCAATCGCCCCTGCATCCGAGTGGATGACAACGACGTGATCTACAAGTCGCGCCGCGAAAAGTACAACGCGGTGGTTGATGAAGTCGTCGCGGCCCACAAGAAGGGACAGCCGGTCCTCGTGGGTACTGTCTCCGTCGAAGCCTCGGAGCTTGTGGGCAGAATGCTACGTCGCAAAAATGTGCCGCACAACGTCTTGAACGCGAAATTCCACCAGCAGGAAGCGGATATCGTCGCTCGAGCAGGCATTAAAGGAGCTGTTACCATCGCAACCAACATGGCGGGCCGTGGTACCGATATCAAGTTGGGCGAAGGCGTGAAAGAGATCGGAGGCCTCCTGGTTATCGGAACGGAGCGTCACGAATCTCGCCGTATCGACCGTCAGCTCCGTGGACGCTGTTCCCGTCAGGGTGACCCAGGCCGCTCGAAATTCTACATTTCTCTCGAAGACGACCTCATGCGTCTTTTCGCCAATTCCGGATTCATGGCCAAGATCTTGCATGGTTCGATGGAGGAGGGCGAGCCGCTCGAGCACAGTTTGCTCAACCGTTCGATCGAGACGGCGCAAAAGAAGGTCGAGGGCAGCAATTATTCAGTCCGCAAGCGTTTGCTGCAGTACGATGACGTACTCAACAAGCAACGTGAAATCATCTACAGTCTGCGTAACGACGCGCTGCAAAGCGACACACCTCTTGAAACGGTGCTCGAACTAGTGGAGGAAGAGGTTCAAATCCGTCTACAGGATGCAGATGGGGACTGGGCTGGCTTTGTCAGCTGGGCCAATACCCATTTCCCGATCGGCTTGACGGAAGAAGATATCGCAGGCAAATCGTTGGAAGAGCAGTCCGAGTACATCCTGAATGCTCTCAAGGAAGCCTACCGGATCAAAAAGACAGCAGAGAACGAAGCCGCACTCGAACATCTGGAGCGTTACATCCTGTTGAGTTCGATCGACTCCCGTTGGCAGGAGCATCTCACTGAGATGGAGGACTTGCGTCGCAACGTAGGCTTGAGAAGCTACGGTCAGAAGGACCCGCTCAACGAATACAAGAACGAGGCTTACGTCTATTTCGAAGAATTGATGAACAACGTGCGAGCCCAAGTTTGCACCCGACTTTTCCGCACCGCAACCAATCTGGTCGCTATTGAAAACGTGAAGAATATGTTGGCCAGAAAAGCGGTCGCCCAAGGCGGAGGATCCGAAACTTCCGGTCCGACTTTGTCTGGTTCCAAGAAGTCCCAAGGGAGTGAGGTCAAACTGCCTAAGGTGGCTGTGAAGCGCAGTCTACCCAAGGCAGGTCGGAACGATCCATGCCCCTGCGGCAGCGGTAAGAAGTTTAAGCAGTGTTGCGGTAGGTAG
- a CDS encoding UDP-glucuronic acid decarboxylase family protein: MRVLVTGGAGFLGSHLCERLLSEGHEVVCLDNLFTGRKKNIVHLLDNPYFEFVRHDVIDPFKFEVDQIYNLACPASPPHYQYNAIKTIKTSVMGAINCLGLAKRLNARVFQASTSEVYGDPDQHPQTEAYWGNVNPIGIRSCYDEGKRCAETLFFDYHRQNGVDIRIVRIFNTYGPRMLANDGRVVSNFIVQALKGEDLTVYGDGSQTRSFCYYSDLIEGFVRLMNQDKITGPVNIGNPGEFTMLELAEAVLELVGSKSKLVHLELPSDDPKQRQPDISVAKKELDWAPKVDLKEGLAATIEYFRKDLGL, from the coding sequence ATGAGAGTACTTGTAACCGGCGGAGCCGGATTTTTGGGAAGCCATCTGTGCGAAAGGCTTCTTTCCGAAGGCCATGAGGTCGTTTGCCTCGATAACCTTTTTACGGGACGTAAGAAGAACATCGTCCATCTTTTGGATAATCCATATTTTGAGTTCGTTCGCCACGATGTGATCGATCCTTTCAAGTTTGAAGTGGACCAGATCTACAATTTGGCCTGCCCGGCGTCGCCGCCTCATTACCAGTATAACGCCATCAAGACGATCAAGACCTCCGTCATGGGGGCGATCAATTGCCTCGGACTGGCCAAGCGACTGAACGCTCGCGTTTTCCAGGCTTCGACTTCTGAAGTTTATGGTGACCCGGACCAGCATCCTCAGACCGAAGCGTATTGGGGGAATGTGAATCCGATCGGAATCCGGTCTTGCTACGACGAAGGCAAACGTTGCGCCGAGACTCTCTTTTTCGACTATCACCGTCAAAACGGAGTTGATATCCGCATCGTGCGAATCTTCAACACTTACGGGCCACGCATGCTAGCCAATGACGGCCGGGTCGTTTCGAATTTCATCGTGCAAGCGCTGAAGGGGGAGGATCTAACCGTTTATGGAGATGGCTCCCAGACCCGGTCCTTTTGCTATTACAGCGATTTGATCGAAGGCTTTGTCCGGCTTATGAATCAGGATAAGATCACCGGTCCGGTGAATATTGGAAATCCCGGTGAGTTCACCATGCTTGAGCTGGCGGAAGCGGTTCTGGAACTGGTTGGGTCCAAGTCCAAGTTAGTGCACCTTGAGCTACCATCGGACGATCCCAAGCAGCGCCAGCCCGATATATCAGTTGCTAAAAAGGAACTCGATTGGGCTCCTAAGGTCGACTTGAAGGAGGGGCTCGCCGCCACTATCGAGTATTTCCGAAAGGATCTGGGGCTTTAA
- a CDS encoding acyltransferase family protein: MVTEQSNPSARLDGIQVWRAFAATCVVVVHLYLRYNYISHSKDRPFLLGSLPDLSFFEMGVDVFFVISGFIMIYISEAGRNTGRRLFLLKRGLRIYPPYWIYSGVMMLTLTILLPRDHRLDFELMGFVRTMGLYPTYNEVSNSIFPRFLDQGWTLMYELLFYAIFAVFIGRSTGVKVIGTSLVLVAFHLFAVWTDVLPRAVNWMLSDSILLEFIIGMGLGWLYLKRSPKLGTLVCLILSAVALAWWVYFQTQPYEGWGDRIISYAMPLAILFGVTLFWKGGAAVKLPKITKVLGDASYSIYLTHTIAIIVFAWLNRPGHILENVNLDLQFSAGLAICLAIGLSSYMYVEKPLQILFHRILKKII; this comes from the coding sequence ATGGTTACTGAGCAATCCAATCCTAGCGCTCGACTTGATGGTATCCAAGTTTGGCGAGCGTTCGCTGCGACTTGTGTAGTGGTCGTTCACTTGTATCTTAGATACAATTACATTTCCCACTCGAAAGATCGCCCGTTTTTACTCGGCTCCTTACCCGACCTTTCCTTTTTCGAAATGGGGGTGGATGTCTTTTTTGTCATCAGTGGCTTTATTATGATTTACATAAGCGAAGCTGGCAGAAACACGGGGAGACGACTTTTCTTGTTGAAACGTGGGCTACGGATCTATCCGCCGTACTGGATCTATAGCGGTGTGATGATGCTTACTTTGACGATTCTGCTTCCTAGGGATCACAGACTCGATTTTGAATTAATGGGCTTTGTCAGGACTATGGGGCTTTATCCCACCTATAACGAAGTATCGAATTCGATTTTTCCCCGATTTTTGGACCAAGGCTGGACGTTGATGTATGAGCTTCTCTTTTACGCCATCTTTGCCGTTTTTATTGGCCGGTCCACAGGGGTTAAGGTGATAGGAACCAGCTTAGTCTTGGTAGCTTTTCATCTATTTGCTGTTTGGACGGATGTACTGCCTCGAGCGGTAAACTGGATGTTGTCGGACAGCATCCTTTTGGAGTTTATAATCGGAATGGGGCTTGGATGGCTGTATCTGAAGCGTAGTCCTAAACTTGGTACGCTAGTTTGTTTAATTCTTTCGGCCGTAGCTCTCGCCTGGTGGGTTTACTTCCAAACTCAGCCTTATGAAGGGTGGGGAGATCGAATTATCAGCTATGCTATGCCTCTAGCTATATTATTCGGTGTGACGTTGTTTTGGAAAGGTGGAGCTGCAGTTAAATTGCCAAAAATTACAAAAGTCTTGGGTGATGCTTCTTACTCCATCTATTTGACCCATACCATCGCTATCATTGTATTCGCCTGGTTAAACCGGCCGGGCCACATACTTGAAAATGTGAATCTTGATCTGCAATTTTCTGCCGGCCTAGCTATCTGTTTAGCCATTGGACTTAGCTCCTACATGTATGTAGAGAAGCCTCTCCAGATCCTGTTTCACCGGATTCTCAAGAAAATCATCTAG
- a CDS encoding class I SAM-dependent methyltransferase produces the protein MELSDRSNYKKTWEDLSQDFETAQHYVAGHNDETEFERSAQVTLGVLRETVGVKDSDDFLEIGCGVGRVGKVLSPIVKSWTGSDISSGMVKQAGSYLEACDNVSLVHLERSSLSQFQDESFDVVYCTVVFMHLLEWDRYRYVSEALRILKPGGRIYFDNVDIRSDHGWKVFTDGYNIPVEKRPAQISMVSSADELLTYGEKAGFENCRIHRWGGAWVALVANKPE, from the coding sequence ATGGAATTAAGCGACCGCTCAAACTACAAAAAAACGTGGGAAGACCTCTCACAAGACTTCGAAACTGCTCAGCACTACGTCGCCGGCCACAACGACGAGACAGAATTCGAACGTTCCGCTCAGGTGACTCTTGGAGTCCTCAGAGAGACGGTTGGCGTAAAAGACAGCGACGACTTTCTGGAGATCGGATGCGGCGTGGGCAGAGTTGGCAAAGTACTATCTCCTATCGTCAAAAGCTGGACCGGTTCAGATATATCTTCGGGTATGGTAAAACAAGCAGGCTCTTACCTTGAGGCCTGCGACAATGTTTCCCTAGTCCACCTCGAACGCTCAAGCCTAAGCCAATTCCAAGATGAATCCTTCGACGTCGTTTACTGTACTGTCGTCTTCATGCATCTACTAGAATGGGACCGCTACCGCTACGTATCCGAAGCTTTGAGAATCTTGAAACCTGGGGGTAGAATCTACTTCGACAATGTCGACATTCGCTCCGACCACGGCTGGAAAGTATTTACCGATGGATACAATATTCCAGTGGAAAAACGACCGGCTCAAATCAGCATGGTTTCTTCCGCAGATGAACTGCTCACCTACGGGGAGAAGGCTGGATTCGAAAACTGCCGCATACACAGGTGGGGCGGTGCTTGGGTGGCTTTGGTGGCAAACAAACCTGAATAA
- a CDS encoding fibronectin type III domain-containing protein — translation MRKIALTTLLAGSLVGTAFGAKVSFSLDIEALSDSAGSELSSTGLLVLVVDSNNDGFQSPAAGTIVSGDDQIVTSWDLSQVGPGTTDITLVGGGIDYAADWDEGDPLALIWFPGLSDSNQTPAADEPYGFFTAEESLVSGHSWVMPKEGVLLHSLKLFTASASKLVFAGEVPDSIGKAAYAVGQAIPTVTAPTAITLNATGSTIQVSWTDGSASTGGFLVQRKSSTSDEWVTVGVTESGASSYTDDYNIIPGTTYDYRLLAVSGYSTATGVAQAVEAVRSRIIAFDSRAKMMTGVYKRTIDLSVTGSEDLAVLLQAIGPSLHDSGYVSTDKTIPTDTALDLYYGIQPADADDRLIDGNDDWDLYEDPELIESVMVDYGAYPMYNYPESGDSAFLAMVKEIAGGYTAPVYDPLGSEGVAVVGIYDVNYLEETVPETRLTGVASRSFVGTGFENFRSSVNIVGQVPMTLLIRGQGPWLRDLSETDAFNSEVVLDNPTVTFYKLVSGAWEVVATNDDWGTDNSATVAEIHAASDAVGLPRLTEGSADSAMLLTVEPGIYQAIMDGVDGETGVAQIAIFEVPAE, via the coding sequence ATGAGAAAGATAGCATTAACAACTCTCCTCGCAGGTTCATTGGTTGGCACTGCGTTTGGCGCTAAAGTATCGTTTTCTCTCGATATCGAAGCCCTATCTGATTCGGCTGGCAGCGAACTATCCAGCACCGGACTTTTGGTACTGGTCGTCGACAGCAACAATGATGGTTTTCAATCTCCGGCGGCGGGTACGATCGTTTCAGGCGACGACCAAATCGTAACCTCTTGGGATCTTAGCCAAGTCGGACCCGGAACCACTGACATCACACTAGTCGGAGGCGGTATTGATTATGCGGCCGATTGGGATGAAGGCGATCCTCTCGCTTTGATCTGGTTTCCAGGTCTTTCCGATTCGAATCAGACCCCTGCGGCGGACGAACCCTATGGTTTTTTCACGGCTGAAGAATCCCTCGTTAGCGGACATAGCTGGGTGATGCCGAAGGAAGGTGTTCTCCTCCACAGTTTGAAGCTCTTCACAGCTTCAGCGAGTAAGCTCGTATTTGCGGGCGAGGTTCCTGACAGCATCGGTAAGGCAGCTTACGCAGTAGGCCAAGCGATTCCGACTGTTACCGCTCCGACCGCCATAACCTTAAATGCCACGGGCTCCACTATTCAAGTCAGTTGGACGGACGGCTCAGCGTCAACCGGTGGCTTTTTGGTTCAGCGTAAGAGCTCGACTTCAGATGAATGGGTCACGGTTGGAGTAACGGAGTCCGGAGCATCCAGCTACACGGATGACTATAATATCATCCCCGGTACGACTTATGATTATCGTTTGCTTGCGGTAAGTGGATACTCTACTGCAACTGGTGTTGCTCAGGCGGTAGAAGCCGTACGTTCAAGAATCATCGCATTCGATAGCCGTGCTAAGATGATGACAGGTGTTTACAAGCGGACTATCGATCTATCGGTTACTGGTTCTGAAGACCTCGCTGTTTTGCTGCAGGCGATCGGGCCAAGTCTCCATGACTCAGGTTACGTAAGCACAGATAAGACGATCCCTACGGATACTGCCCTTGATTTGTACTATGGTATTCAGCCAGCAGATGCGGATGATCGACTCATCGACGGAAACGACGATTGGGACCTCTACGAGGATCCTGAGCTGATCGAAAGCGTGATGGTGGATTATGGTGCGTATCCGATGTACAACTATCCAGAATCCGGGGACTCAGCGTTCTTGGCGATGGTCAAGGAAATTGCTGGCGGTTATACTGCTCCAGTTTACGACCCACTCGGAAGTGAAGGGGTTGCTGTAGTTGGTATTTACGATGTCAATTATCTTGAAGAAACGGTTCCTGAAACACGCTTAACAGGTGTGGCTTCACGTAGTTTTGTGGGCACGGGATTCGAGAACTTCAGAAGCTCGGTTAACATCGTAGGCCAAGTCCCGATGACTCTTTTGATCAGAGGCCAAGGGCCTTGGTTGCGTGACTTGTCTGAAACGGATGCCTTCAATTCTGAAGTGGTTTTGGACAACCCAACAGTAACTTTTTACAAATTGGTTAGTGGAGCTTGGGAAGTTGTTGCGACCAACGATGACTGGGGTACGGACAATTCAGCAACGGTTGCAGAGATTCATGCTGCATCGGATGCGGTAGGTCTGCCTCGCCTGACGGAAGGATCTGCAGACTCTGCAATGCTGTTGACCGTCGAGCCGGGAATCTACCAAGCCATTATGGATGGTGTGGATGGCGAAACGGGCGTTGCTCAGATCGCTATCTTCGAAGTTCCGGCTGAATAG